Proteins found in one Terribacillus sp. DMT04 genomic segment:
- a CDS encoding DUF3891 family protein: MIVRKSDKGTILIPQHAHAAISGEIARHWRTDDPESPAQRPEAIMAIEQHDRAWIPLDKMPKKKPDGGFFSFIDYPIADKLRAYQQGIMEVREHSRYAAILCSRHYCSFFSADTDDQRIKAFLERENGLQQADEQTLSPQERETLAFDQKLLEFCDDVSLYICMNEPGASKKEEVSWFRDGFRQHFSFADKVIGTWVSANQVTLTPSPLQSPLNVSVPMYLADGGQWTEEKYLVTVT; this comes from the coding sequence ATGATTGTAAGAAAAAGCGACAAGGGGACTATACTCATTCCGCAGCATGCACATGCCGCTATTTCCGGGGAAATAGCCAGGCATTGGCGTACAGATGACCCAGAATCACCTGCGCAGCGCCCGGAGGCAATCATGGCAATTGAGCAGCATGATCGAGCTTGGATACCATTAGATAAAATGCCAAAGAAGAAGCCAGATGGGGGATTTTTCAGCTTTATTGATTACCCGATTGCTGATAAGCTTCGTGCATATCAACAAGGTATTATGGAAGTGAGAGAGCATTCTCGTTATGCAGCTATTTTATGCAGCCGTCATTATTGCTCCTTCTTTTCTGCAGATACAGATGACCAACGAATTAAGGCATTTCTGGAACGAGAGAATGGCTTGCAGCAAGCAGATGAGCAAACACTATCACCCCAGGAAAGAGAAACATTAGCATTTGATCAGAAGCTTCTCGAATTCTGTGATGATGTTTCCCTTTATATTTGTATGAACGAACCTGGTGCATCAAAAAAAGAGGAAGTAAGTTGGTTCAGAGATGGGTTTCGACAGCACTTCTCTTTTGCCGATAAGGTAATCGGAACATGGGTATCAGCCAATCAAGTCACACTTACTCCTTCTCCGCTGCAAAGTCCGCTGAACGTCTCTGTTCCGATGTATCTTGCAGATGGAGGTCAGTGGACCGAAGAAAAGTACTTGGTAACAGTAACATAA
- a CDS encoding glycoside hydrolase family 18 protein: protein MQIYTVQRGDTVTSIASRYGTTSQELITANELEAPNNLVIGQALVIPIIGSFYYVQTGDSLYSIARKNDLTAAEIARINNISETAILQPGLRLYLPAKPKTELDSNAYIEPSGNTVSQTLETAARQRAPYLTYLMPFSYKVDRQGNLTAPPLNDFATIAENNNTTLSLAISTIEGGQFSEELGKTLVTDTAVQDRLFTNIIDVADDVGFREVHFDIEFLPAENREDYNNFLRRAVARLRPQGLRVSTAVAPKTSASQQGQWYEAHDYAAHGEIVDFVVLMTYEWGYSGGPPLAVSPLPNVRDVVEYALTEMPANKIVLGQNLYGYDWTLPYEPGGDYAKAVSPQRAIAIARENNVSIQYDTTAQAPFFTYTDADGAQHEVWFEDARSIQAKFDLIKELNLRGISYWKLGLSFPQNWLLLQDNFTIRKL from the coding sequence TTGCAAATCTATACAGTTCAGCGTGGAGACACAGTAACGAGTATTGCAAGCCGGTATGGAACGACTAGTCAGGAATTAATTACAGCAAATGAACTTGAAGCCCCTAATAACCTTGTTATTGGCCAAGCATTAGTAATCCCCATTATCGGATCCTTTTATTATGTCCAAACAGGAGACAGTCTTTACAGCATTGCCAGAAAAAATGATCTGACTGCAGCAGAAATAGCTCGTATTAATAACATTTCAGAGACCGCTATCCTTCAGCCTGGCCTGCGTCTTTATCTGCCTGCCAAACCAAAGACAGAACTTGATTCCAATGCCTACATCGAACCATCAGGAAATACAGTTTCCCAAACACTGGAGACTGCAGCTAGACAACGCGCACCTTATTTGACCTATTTAATGCCGTTCAGCTACAAAGTGGACCGTCAAGGTAATCTGACTGCTCCGCCATTAAATGACTTTGCCACCATAGCGGAAAATAACAATACAACACTAAGTTTGGCTATTTCTACAATTGAAGGTGGACAGTTCAGCGAAGAACTTGGTAAGACACTTGTGACAGATACAGCGGTTCAGGATCGCTTATTCACAAATATTATTGATGTTGCCGATGATGTTGGGTTTCGCGAAGTACATTTTGATATTGAATTTCTTCCGGCAGAAAATCGAGAGGATTATAACAACTTCCTTCGTCGCGCTGTCGCCAGACTTCGTCCTCAAGGACTGCGTGTATCTACAGCGGTAGCGCCGAAAACAAGTGCTTCTCAGCAAGGACAATGGTATGAAGCGCATGATTATGCTGCACACGGTGAGATTGTGGATTTTGTCGTTTTGATGACCTATGAATGGGGATACAGCGGAGGACCGCCGCTTGCAGTTTCTCCTTTACCGAATGTACGCGACGTTGTAGAGTATGCGCTGACGGAAATGCCAGCAAATAAAATAGTGCTTGGCCAAAACTTATATGGATATGACTGGACACTTCCCTATGAACCTGGCGGAGATTATGCCAAGGCCGTAAGCCCGCAGCGAGCTATCGCAATTGCACGCGAAAATAATGTATCCATTCAATACGACACAACAGCACAAGCACCGTTCTTTACCTATACAGATGCTGACGGTGCCCAGCACGAGGTGTGGTTTGAAGATGCCCGATCTATACAAGCCAAGTTTGATTTGATCAAGGAATTGAACTTGCGTGGTATTAGTTATTGGAAGCTAGGTCTTTCTTTCCCGCAAAACTGGCTGCTGCTTCAGGACAATTTCACGATTAGAAAACTTTAA
- a CDS encoding isochorismatase family cysteine hydrolase, producing MSDKKAVLFIDVFNTFDFPGGDKLLENTKEILPNWEKLRNKAKENSWPVIYVNDHYGIWQDNFKKIADHTRTDDNKEIIDKMMPSEDDYFLLKPKHSAFFQTSLPSLLKELDCERVILAGVAGNICVIFSANDAHMREFKLDVPRNCVASNTKEENEDALRVIESTLNAQTDPI from the coding sequence GTGAGCGATAAAAAAGCTGTTTTATTTATAGATGTATTCAATACATTCGATTTTCCCGGCGGTGATAAGCTGCTTGAGAATACGAAGGAAATTCTCCCTAACTGGGAGAAGCTGCGCAATAAAGCAAAAGAGAACAGCTGGCCTGTCATCTATGTAAACGATCACTATGGAATTTGGCAGGATAACTTTAAAAAAATTGCTGATCATACCCGAACAGATGACAATAAAGAAATCATTGATAAAATGATGCCGAGTGAAGATGATTACTTTCTTTTAAAACCCAAACACTCCGCATTCTTCCAAACATCTCTTCCGTCATTACTGAAGGAATTGGATTGCGAGCGCGTTATACTAGCTGGTGTTGCAGGCAATATCTGTGTTATTTTCTCTGCAAATGATGCACATATGCGGGAATTCAAGCTAGATGTGCCGAGAAACTGTGTAGCTTCTAATACCAAAGAAGAAAACGAAGATGCATTGCGTGTCATTGAAAGTACACTCAATGCTCAAACCGATCCAATTTAA
- the tadA gene encoding tRNA adenosine(34) deaminase TadA, with translation MTTDAYWMEQAIKEAKRAELLEEVPIGAIIVKDGEIIASGYNLRETTQQAQSHAEMHAIQSANEKVGSWRLEDCDLYVTLEPCPMCAGAIIQSRIRRVIFGAYDPKAGCAGTLYNLLDDSRFNHQTEVIGGVMQDECGGMLTSFFRDLRKRKAAKNSRD, from the coding sequence ATGACAACAGATGCTTACTGGATGGAACAAGCAATAAAAGAGGCAAAGCGGGCAGAGCTTCTTGAGGAAGTGCCAATTGGGGCTATTATCGTAAAAGACGGAGAAATAATCGCCAGCGGATACAATCTAAGAGAGACAACACAGCAGGCGCAGTCGCACGCTGAGATGCATGCTATTCAGTCAGCAAATGAAAAAGTCGGCAGCTGGCGGCTGGAGGATTGTGATTTATATGTCACACTTGAGCCTTGTCCTATGTGCGCGGGAGCTATTATCCAATCGCGGATTCGCCGCGTGATATTTGGTGCGTATGATCCGAAAGCAGGATGTGCAGGTACATTATATAATTTGTTGGATGATTCCCGATTCAATCATCAAACAGAAGTGATAGGCGGCGTCATGCAAGATGAATGCGGCGGTATGCTCACCTCCTTTTTCCGGGATCTGCGGAAGCGTAAAGCTGCGAAAAACAGCCGGGATTGA
- the dnaX gene encoding DNA polymerase III subunit gamma/tau: MSYQALYRVWRPRTFSDVVGQEPIIRTLKNAIMQDKFSHAYLFSGPRGTGKTSAAKIFAKTINCEHAPVEEACNECAACRGIQDGSISDVIEIDAASNNGVEQIRDIRDKVKYAPTAVNYKVYIIDEVHMLSIGAFNALLKTLEEPPKHVVFILATTEPHKIPLTIISRCQRFDFKRINQQAMVNRMQEILDNEQITVSDEAVESVALAAEGGMRDALSLLDQAISYSEETVQLEDVLAVTGAVSQDRLTAVIRACAKQDVQTALEQVDLLIQDGKDPGRFVFDLIYYLRDLLMFQSAPGMENILERVLVDDAFKQLAEEVNAAWIQDAIVELNRCQQEIKWANSPKVFVEIAILHIADQSAPTASVEAEAVQQLTRKLAQLEQELKQLKQQPQQTNAPAAAEQPKRQVRTGGKNNYRVPFERIRQVLSEATKDELKLVAEHWASFMDALKRQNAPAHATILNSKPRAASSNSIIIGFKYEIHCSLALEHKDTIESLLAERIGHQVAIIPIPEENWTELREDFLKNQKQQDPAEAANQEEDPIIAEARKLVGDDLLEIKD, translated from the coding sequence ATGAGTTATCAAGCGTTATACCGTGTTTGGCGGCCGAGGACATTTTCTGATGTAGTAGGTCAGGAACCGATTATCCGCACGTTAAAGAATGCCATTATGCAGGATAAATTTTCACATGCCTACTTGTTTTCCGGACCGCGTGGTACAGGGAAGACAAGTGCGGCGAAGATCTTTGCGAAGACGATCAACTGCGAGCACGCACCTGTAGAGGAAGCTTGCAATGAGTGTGCTGCCTGCAGAGGGATACAAGACGGATCTATCTCGGATGTGATTGAGATAGATGCAGCGTCCAATAATGGAGTTGAGCAGATACGGGATATTCGGGACAAAGTGAAATATGCTCCCACTGCGGTAAACTATAAAGTATATATTATTGATGAAGTTCACATGCTCTCAATCGGGGCATTCAATGCGCTTTTAAAGACATTGGAAGAACCGCCGAAGCATGTAGTCTTTATTTTAGCAACAACAGAACCGCATAAGATTCCGCTGACGATTATTTCGCGCTGTCAGCGTTTCGATTTTAAGCGAATCAATCAGCAAGCAATGGTCAACAGAATGCAGGAGATTCTGGATAATGAGCAGATAACTGTATCGGATGAAGCGGTAGAATCTGTTGCGCTTGCAGCAGAAGGCGGAATGCGGGATGCGCTTAGTCTTTTAGATCAGGCAATATCCTATAGTGAAGAAACCGTCCAGCTGGAGGATGTCTTGGCTGTTACAGGTGCTGTTTCGCAAGATCGACTCACAGCAGTCATTCGGGCGTGTGCGAAGCAAGATGTGCAAACAGCACTCGAGCAAGTGGATTTACTTATCCAAGATGGGAAAGATCCGGGACGTTTTGTCTTTGATCTTATCTATTATTTACGGGACTTGCTTATGTTTCAAAGTGCTCCGGGAATGGAGAATATATTAGAACGCGTGCTGGTTGACGATGCGTTCAAGCAGCTGGCAGAGGAAGTGAATGCAGCTTGGATCCAAGATGCCATTGTAGAGCTCAACCGCTGCCAGCAGGAAATTAAATGGGCGAACAGTCCAAAAGTCTTTGTTGAGATTGCTATTCTTCATATTGCTGATCAAAGCGCTCCGACAGCGAGTGTAGAAGCAGAGGCTGTGCAGCAGCTGACACGAAAGCTTGCTCAGCTCGAGCAAGAGCTGAAGCAATTGAAGCAGCAGCCACAGCAAACAAACGCGCCCGCTGCAGCAGAGCAACCGAAACGGCAAGTGCGGACAGGCGGTAAGAACAACTACCGTGTGCCGTTTGAGCGAATTCGCCAAGTGTTATCGGAAGCGACAAAGGATGAACTGAAGCTAGTAGCGGAACATTGGGCGAGTTTCATGGATGCGTTGAAGCGGCAAAATGCCCCTGCTCATGCCACTATCTTGAATAGTAAGCCAAGAGCAGCATCTTCTAACAGCATTATTATTGGATTTAAATATGAGATTCACTGTTCACTTGCCTTAGAACATAAAGACACGATAGAATCATTACTAGCAGAGCGCATCGGACATCAAGTCGCGATTATACCGATTCCGGAAGAGAATTGGACGGAGCTGCGAGAAGATTTCTTAAAGAATCAAAAGCAACAAGATCCGGCAGAGGCTGCGAACCAGGAAGAAGATCCAATTATCGCAGAAGCAAGAAAGCTTGTCGGAGATGACTTACTCGAAATAAAAGATTAA
- a CDS encoding YbaB/EbfC family nucleoid-associated protein yields MRGGGNMNNMMKQMQKMQKKMMQAQEELHEMTFEATAGGGAVKVIANGKKEITDVEIQEEVVDPDDVEMLQDLIISATNEVLKQVDEKSNSTMGQFTKGLPGGMF; encoded by the coding sequence ATGCGTGGTGGTGGGAATATGAACAATATGATGAAACAGATGCAGAAAATGCAGAAGAAAATGATGCAGGCTCAAGAAGAGCTTCATGAAATGACTTTCGAAGCAACTGCAGGCGGCGGTGCTGTAAAAGTAATCGCTAATGGTAAAAAAGAAATAACAGATGTAGAAATCCAAGAAGAAGTAGTGGATCCAGATGATGTGGAAATGCTGCAGGATTTAATCATTTCAGCTACAAACGAAGTATTAAAGCAAGTTGATGAGAAATCAAATTCAACAATGGGACAATTCACGAAAGGTTTACCTGGAGGAATGTTCTAG
- the recR gene encoding recombination mediator RecR: MYYPEPISKLIDSFTKLPGIGPKTAVRLAFHVLSMKEDDVMDFAKALVNAKRELTHCSICGHITDQDPCSICQDESRDGTLICVVQDPKDVIAMEKMREFNGKYHVLHGAISPMDGIGPEDINVPSLLNRLKDEEVKELILATNPNIEGEATAMYISKLVRPSGIRTTRIAHGLPMGGDLEYADEVTLSKAMEGRREL, translated from the coding sequence ATGTATTATCCTGAACCGATATCGAAGCTGATTGACAGTTTTACGAAACTACCTGGTATTGGTCCTAAGACAGCCGTGCGTCTCGCTTTCCATGTATTGAGCATGAAAGAAGATGACGTGATGGACTTTGCAAAAGCATTAGTAAATGCGAAACGTGAGTTAACACATTGCAGCATTTGCGGTCATATCACGGATCAAGATCCGTGCAGTATATGTCAGGATGAATCCCGCGATGGCACACTGATATGTGTGGTGCAGGATCCTAAAGATGTTATTGCTATGGAGAAAATGCGAGAATTCAACGGGAAGTACCATGTGCTGCACGGTGCTATCTCTCCTATGGATGGTATTGGACCTGAAGACATTAATGTCCCGTCATTGCTAAACCGCTTAAAGGATGAGGAAGTGAAGGAGCTAATCCTCGCAACCAATCCGAATATAGAAGGTGAAGCGACAGCCATGTATATATCCAAGCTAGTCAGACCATCTGGAATACGAACAACAAGAATCGCACACGGTCTGCCAATGGGTGGAGATCTGGAGTATGCCGATGAGGTCACCCTTTCCAAAGCAATGGAAGGCAGAAGAGAACTGTAA
- a CDS encoding YaaL family protein, translated as MAARKLKKSDVDKALLQDIFKMKNDWVSIQSILDRSVDASEMGQYDLQVAQAKYLFMLREARHRNLSALRA; from the coding sequence ATGGCTGCCCGTAAATTGAAGAAATCTGATGTGGACAAAGCGTTACTGCAAGATATATTTAAAATGAAGAATGACTGGGTGAGTATTCAATCCATTCTTGATAGAAGTGTCGATGCCAGTGAAATGGGACAGTATGATTTACAGGTCGCACAGGCCAAGTATTTATTCATGCTTCGGGAAGCTAGGCATCGTAATCTAAGCGCATTGCGTGCATAA
- a CDS encoding pro-sigmaK processing inhibitor BofA family protein, which yields MSYTIIGILLAAVVILLISGTSSKLFGLALKGSVRLILGVFLLFLFNVVGALAGLHIPINAATAVLVGVLGIPGIASLAAIQYFLL from the coding sequence ATGTCTTATACAATTATCGGCATCCTTTTAGCAGCGGTTGTCATCTTACTTATTTCAGGAACATCTAGTAAGTTGTTTGGATTAGCGCTGAAAGGTTCAGTTAGATTAATTCTCGGTGTATTTCTATTATTTTTGTTCAATGTAGTAGGAGCACTTGCTGGCCTTCATATCCCGATTAATGCAGCAACAGCAGTGTTGGTTGGCGTTTTAGGTATTCCTGGTATCGCTTCTTTGGCAGCAATTCAATATTTTTTGTTATAA